The genomic DNA CCTCATCATCCTGACTGCAGGCATTGATCTCTCCATTGGCGCGGTAGCAGTCCTGGGAACGATTGTGATGGCTCAGGCGGCAGGCGCCGGTGGTCCCCTGGTGGCGCTGGCCGCCACCTTTCTCGTCTGTGTGGCGCTTGGCGCCGTCAACGGGGGATTGGTGACCGTGTTGCGGCTTCCCCCGTTCATTGTCACGTTGGGGACATTTACGGCCATTCAGGCGGCGACTCGGCTGCTGGCTGGCTCGCAGACCTATCAGGTGCCGCAGGGTCCGCTAACGTTCCTCGGCACCAGCTTTTCCATCGGGAGGTTCAACACCACCTACGGAGTGGTGGCCATGCTGCTGGTGTATCTGTTCGTCTGGTACGCACTCTCCCAGACAGCCTGGGGCAGGCACGTCTATGCAGTGGGCGGGAACATCAACGCGGCCAGGATGTCCGGTATCAAGTCCGGACGGAACCTGTTCTCCGTTTACCTGGCGACAGGCGTGATAGCAGCCATTGCTGCCTGGGCCGCCCTGGGCAGGATCCCCAACGCCGACCCCAATGCGTACCAGAACGCCAACCTCGAATCCATCACTGCCGTGGTCATTGGCGGCACCAGCCTTTTCGGCGGCCGCGGCGGCGTTGTAGGGACACTGATTGGAACCCTGATCGTGGGCGTGCTGCGCAATGGACTCACGCTCGCCGGCGTTGACAGCCTGTACCAGAACATTGCCACGGGGATTCTGGTCATTGTGGCGGTTGCCGTGGACCAGTTCGCCAGAAGGAGGTCCCTGTGACAAGGGCAGAGGAGGTCCCTCCGGTGCTGCAGGCCCGGGGACTGGTCAAGAAGTACGGCAACGTGACAGCAATCAACAGCGCGGACTTCGACCTGCGGGCCGGTGAAGTGCTCGCCGTGGTCGGCGACAACGGCGCCGGGAAGTCCAGCCTCATCAAAGCCCTTGCCGGCGCCCTGGTTCCGGACGCTGGCGAGATCCTCATGGGCGGCACAAAGGTGCATTTCCGCAACACCCGCGATGCCAGGGCCATGGGGATTGAAACGGTGTACCAGGACCTGGCCGTGGTGCCTGCCCTCGACATCGCCACCAACGTTTTCCTGGGCCGGGAAGTCCGGCGCAGGGGACTGATGGGTACACTCTTCCGGCGGCTGGACATGCCCAGAATGCGCACGGAATCCTCGGGGCACCTGTCCGACCTGAAGATTGGAATCAAGTCGGTCAGCCAGTCAGTGGAAACACTGTCCGGCGGCCAACGCCAGGGTGTTGCCGTGGTCCGCGCCGGGGCCTTCGGCAAAGGGGTCATCATCATGGACGAACCGACGGCCGCGCTGGGGGTAAGGGAATCGGGGCAGGTCATCGACCTGATCCATTCCATCCGCGAGCGGGGAATACCGGTGGTGCTGATCAGCCACGACATACCGCACGTTTTCGAAGTGTCTGATCGCATTCATGTTCACCGGCTCGGGATGCGGGCCGCCGTCGTCAGCCCCAAAATCCGGTCCATGTCCGAGGTAGTGGCCTTGATGACCGGCGCGGAACAACCGACCGACGGCGAGCGGGCAGGCGGTGGCTGACCAGCCGCTGGGCGTCTTCGCCGGACTGGCCACGCTGGACGTTATCCATCATGTTTCGGCTGTTCCCCGGGCCAACGAAAAGGTCACCGGAACGGCCCAGTTCGTGGCAGCGGGCGGCCCCGCAGCCAATGCCGCAGTGACGTTCGCGGGACTCGGCGGGCGTGCGGTTTTGCTCACCGTTTTGGGCCGGGGACCGGTGGCAGGGCTGATCCGTGCGGACCTGGGCGCATGGGGCGTCGAAGTGGTGGACATTGACCCGGAACGCACCAGCGGGGCACCGGTGTCCAGCATCGCCGTAACCGCGGCGTCCGGGGAACGGTCAGTGGTGTCTGCCGATGCCGTAAGCGACGGCGCCGAGGCACCTGCGGATTTGGCGGACCTGCTCATTGGTGCCGGCACCCTGTTGGTGGACGGGCACTATCCGCTCCTGGCGGTGGCCGCCGCCCGTGCCGCACGGGACCGCGGCATACCCGTGGTGGTCGATGCCGGGCGCTGGAAGTCCGTGATGGC from Arthrobacter zhangbolii includes the following:
- a CDS encoding PfkB family carbohydrate kinase, with the protein product MADQPLGVFAGLATLDVIHHVSAVPRANEKVTGTAQFVAAGGPAANAAVTFAGLGGRAVLLTVLGRGPVAGLIRADLGAWGVEVVDIDPERTSGAPVSSIAVTAASGERSVVSADAVSDGAEAPADLADLLIGAGTLLVDGHYPLLAVAAARAARDRGIPVVVDAGRWKSVMADLLPLADAMVCSDDFRYPGTATSAHTAGILVARGVPGVVTTHGSEPVLWWRQGEHGAVDVPAVEVRDTLGAGDVFHGAYCYFSSSSGRGIAGDLESAAGIAALRCTVPGPRAWLGLLDSPPSMP
- a CDS encoding ATP-binding cassette domain-containing protein, which encodes MTRAEEVPPVLQARGLVKKYGNVTAINSADFDLRAGEVLAVVGDNGAGKSSLIKALAGALVPDAGEILMGGTKVHFRNTRDARAMGIETVYQDLAVVPALDIATNVFLGREVRRRGLMGTLFRRLDMPRMRTESSGHLSDLKIGIKSVSQSVETLSGGQRQGVAVVRAGAFGKGVIIMDEPTAALGVRESGQVIDLIHSIRERGIPVVLISHDIPHVFEVSDRIHVHRLGMRAAVVSPKIRSMSEVVALMTGAEQPTDGERAGGG
- a CDS encoding ABC transporter permease; this translates as MSSEAVLQGRSSRGIIRQILREPLLGPLLALVLAVIIFSLVSETFLAPYNLSLILQQSVVVGILAVGQTLIILTAGIDLSIGAVAVLGTIVMAQAAGAGGPLVALAATFLVCVALGAVNGGLVTVLRLPPFIVTLGTFTAIQAATRLLAGSQTYQVPQGPLTFLGTSFSIGRFNTTYGVVAMLLVYLFVWYALSQTAWGRHVYAVGGNINAARMSGIKSGRNLFSVYLATGVIAAIAAWAALGRIPNADPNAYQNANLESITAVVIGGTSLFGGRGGVVGTLIGTLIVGVLRNGLTLAGVDSLYQNIATGILVIVAVAVDQFARRRSL